A stretch of the Campylobacter sp. 19-13652 genome encodes the following:
- a CDS encoding NAD(P)-binding domain-containing protein, with protein MNLYDVIIIGAGPSGIAAALEAKKAGLSALILEKADEHSQTMRKFYKDGKRVDKEYKGQDSTIHGNVDFMDGTKESTLEYFDKLLDQVEIKYKSEVEKVSKDGDKFIASTASAKYEAKYVIIAIGKMGKPNKPDYKIPLTLNPRVNYNANSVAAGERVLVVGGGNSAVEYAIDLAGKNDTTLSYRKDSFTRINETNAEELKKAESKGLKVWLNSNIEAVDDENSKPLVKFKDGSAHTFDRIIYAIGGSNPTDFLNKCGVKTDEKGNGEVNENNETNISGLYLVGDVSLKSGGSVVTGFNHSFNVIKDIKSRS; from the coding sequence ATGAATTTATATGATGTAATAATCATAGGGGCAGGACCTAGCGGTATAGCTGCTGCTTTAGAGGCAAAAAAGGCTGGGCTTAGCGCCTTAATCCTAGAAAAGGCCGACGAGCATAGCCAAACCATGAGAAAGTTTTACAAAGATGGCAAACGTGTGGATAAAGAATACAAAGGACAAGACAGCACAATCCACGGAAATGTCGATTTTATGGACGGCACAAAAGAAAGCACACTTGAGTATTTCGATAAGCTTTTGGATCAGGTTGAAATAAAATACAAAAGCGAAGTGGAAAAAGTTAGCAAAGATGGGGATAAATTTATAGCATCCACAGCAAGCGCAAAATATGAAGCAAAATACGTAATAATCGCCATAGGTAAAATGGGTAAACCAAATAAACCAGACTATAAAATTCCACTAACTCTAAATCCTAGGGTAAATTACAACGCAAATAGTGTAGCAGCTGGGGAGAGAGTACTAGTCGTGGGCGGTGGTAACTCTGCTGTGGAGTACGCTATAGATTTAGCTGGCAAAAACGACACAACACTATCATATAGAAAAGATAGCTTTACGCGCATAAATGAGACTAACGCAGAGGAGCTTAAAAAGGCAGAAAGCAAAGGCTTAAAGGTCTGGCTAAACTCTAATATAGAGGCCGTTGATGATGAAAATTCAAAGCCTTTGGTTAAATTTAAAGATGGTAGCGCACATACATTTGACCGCATAATTTACGCAATCGGCGGCTCAAATCCTACTGATTTTTTAAATAAATGCGGTGTTAAAACAGACGAAAAAGGAAACGGCGAAGTAAATGAAAATAACGAAACAAACATAAGCGGACTTTACCTAGTCGGCGATGTTTCGCTAAAAAGCGGTGGCTCGGTCGTAACTGGCTTTAACCACTCTTTTAACGTTATAAAAGACATTAAATCAAGGTCATAA
- a CDS encoding YkgJ family cysteine cluster protein gives MSAPGFSYSFNPSACDECKGKCCTGESGYIWIKDSDISQIAKHLGLSTKALIDEFCEVYKNRISIKEKPYKDGFACIFFDENINGCGIYPARPEQCRSFPFWDYFKSHKYELKKECIGVIFNNKEMA, from the coding sequence ATAAGCGCGCCAGGCTTTAGCTACTCCTTTAATCCGTCAGCTTGCGATGAATGCAAAGGAAAATGCTGCACTGGAGAGAGTGGGTATATATGGATAAAAGACAGCGATATAAGCCAGATAGCAAAGCACTTAGGTTTAAGTACAAAGGCATTAATAGATGAATTTTGCGAAGTGTATAAAAACAGAATAAGCATAAAAGAAAAGCCCTATAAAGACGGCTTTGCTTGCATATTTTTTGATGAAAATATAAACGGCTGTGGCATATATCCAGCCCGCCCAGAGCAGTGTAGAAGCTTTCCGTTTTGGGATTATTTTAAAAGCCACAAATACGAACTAAAAAAAGAGTGCATAGGGGTAATTTTTAACAATAAGGAGATGGCGTGA
- a CDS encoding HIT domain-containing protein: MQQLNAPWRSEYYTKKSDGCVFCAISEDTEQKYDSERGVLYRGVECFAVMNLYPYTPGHFMIIPYKHVDNIETLKPNTWLEMSELVKFGVGVLKSELKAEGVNIGMNLGAAAGAGIAEHVHYHLVPRWSRDTNFITTIGKTRVNGVPFEGLYLKLKAAFDALRA, translated from the coding sequence ATGCAACAGCTAAACGCACCTTGGAGGAGCGAATACTACACCAAAAAAAGCGATGGATGCGTATTTTGCGCTATATCAGAGGATACAGAGCAAAAATACGATAGCGAGCGTGGCGTGCTATATAGGGGCGTAGAGTGCTTTGCGGTGATGAATTTATACCCATATACCCCAGGACATTTTATGATAATACCATATAAGCACGTGGATAATATCGAAACGCTAAAACCAAACACCTGGCTAGAGATGAGTGAGCTTGTTAAATTTGGTGTGGGCGTGCTAAAAAGCGAGCTAAAAGCAGAGGGTGTAAATATAGGCATGAACCTAGGTGCAGCCGCTGGGGCAGGCATAGCTGAGCATGTACATTATCACCTAGTGCCACGCTGGAGCAGAGATACAAACTTTATTACCACAATAGGCAAAACTAGGGTAAATGGGGTGCCTTTTGAGGGACTTTATCTAAAGCTTAAGGCGGCGTTTGATGCACTTAGAGCTTGA
- a CDS encoding alpha/beta fold hydrolase, translated as MASREVLLNSENFTISYEIIRPDNQKNSEYSAKLEPVKTVLFLHGWGAKKELMKGAFAPYFKKCLQIYLDMPGFGASKEPKNPMNTKDYVDVICCFLKDLDIMPNMIIAHSFGGKVAALLCQKISAQSLILLSTAGIPEPKRLSVRLKIAIFKLAKALGFGKLRRYFASDDAKSMSETMYETFKNVVNEDFREHFAALNLDEVLIFWGESDSAVSTKAAKELKNITPNSSLKILSGDHFFFLNHAKEIANDCLKREVK; from the coding sequence ATGGCGAGTAGGGAAGTTTTATTAAATAGTGAAAATTTTACCATAAGCTATGAGATAATTCGCCCAGATAACCAAAAAAATAGCGAATATTCAGCCAAATTAGAACCAGTAAAAACAGTGCTATTTTTACACGGTTGGGGGGCTAAAAAAGAGCTGATGAAAGGCGCATTTGCCCCTTATTTTAAAAAGTGTTTACAAATTTATCTAGACATGCCAGGCTTTGGGGCTAGCAAAGAGCCAAAAAATCCCATGAATACAAAAGACTATGTAGACGTGATTTGCTGTTTTTTAAAAGATTTAGACATAATGCCAAACATGATAATAGCCCATAGTTTCGGCGGTAAAGTAGCTGCGCTTTTATGTCAAAAAATAAGCGCACAAAGCCTAATCCTACTAAGTACAGCTGGTATACCTGAGCCAAAAAGACTAAGTGTAAGATTAAAAATTGCCATATTTAAGCTAGCCAAGGCGCTAGGTTTTGGCAAGCTTCGCAGATATTTTGCCAGCGATGACGCAAAGTCTATGAGTGAGACTATGTATGAGACCTTTAAAAACGTCGTAAATGAGGATTTTAGAGAGCATTTTGCGGCTTTAAATTTAGACGAAGTGCTTATTTTCTGGGGTGAAAGCGATAGTGCAGTAAGCACAAAAGCGGCAAAAGAATTAAAAAATATAACACCAAACTCAAGCTTAAAAATTCTATCAGGAGATCATTTCTTTTTCTTAAATCATGCTAAAGAAATAGCCAATGACTGCCTAAAAAGAGAGGTTAAATGA
- the htpG gene encoding molecular chaperone HtpG, with amino-acid sequence MAEKFEFQTEVNDLLNLMIHSLYSNKEIFLRELVSNASDALDKLNYLSLTDEAYKALNYVPRIDLAIDKDAKTLSISDNGIGMSHDELIENLGTIARSGTKGFISKLSGDAKKDSSLIGQFGVGFYSAFMVADKIEVISRKALEKDAYKWTSDAKSYEIAPATRQDHGTTIILHLKDDEFADEWRVESIIKKYSNHIPYPIFMDKTEYVPPKDGEKEGSYESKNIQINKANAIWRVAKSQLKAEDYNEFYKQISHDSHDPLLYIHTKAEGKIEYNTLFYVPSTEPFDLFRVDYQSGVKLYVKRVFITDDAKELLPSYLRFIKGVIDVEDLPLNVSREILQENAIMKSVKEASVKKILSELGKLKQSDKDKYLEFYKLFGKVLKEGLYGWGGEKESLLDLVMFKSTTRDGLISLKEYKDAMKEGQKSIYYISGNNEKMLKSSPLLESFKKDGIEVLIMDEEIDTIVMPMVNEYDKTPIKSVSSADIDEEIGVKEESADDSKITKTIIKLKEILKDEVKDVRATGRLSDSAACIVYDKNDPDYAMQQMLKQMGQGDLPPIKPILEVNPQHELLIKLESNEAAIYDVAEVLLDLAKLNEGISIKNPSELSKKITKLMLKAL; translated from the coding sequence ATGGCAGAAAAATTTGAATTTCAAACCGAAGTGAATGATCTTTTAAATTTAATGATACATTCGCTTTACTCAAATAAGGAAATTTTCTTACGTGAGCTAGTCTCAAACGCTAGTGACGCACTAGATAAGCTAAACTACCTAAGCCTAACAGACGAAGCTTACAAAGCCCTAAACTACGTGCCTAGGATAGATTTAGCAATTGACAAAGACGCCAAAACCCTAAGCATAAGCGACAATGGCATAGGCATGAGCCACGATGAATTAATCGAAAACCTAGGCACAATCGCAAGAAGCGGCACAAAGGGCTTTATCTCAAAGTTAAGCGGAGACGCCAAAAAAGACAGCTCGCTTATAGGGCAGTTTGGCGTGGGCTTTTACTCGGCGTTTATGGTGGCTGATAAAATCGAAGTCATAAGCCGCAAGGCGCTCGAAAAAGACGCCTACAAATGGACGTCAGATGCTAAAAGCTACGAGATAGCCCCAGCCACTCGCCAAGACCACGGCACGACGATAATCCTGCACTTAAAAGATGATGAATTTGCCGATGAGTGGAGAGTGGAGAGCATAATCAAAAAATACTCAAACCACATACCATATCCTATCTTCATGGATAAAACCGAGTATGTGCCGCCAAAAGATGGCGAAAAAGAGGGCAGCTACGAAAGCAAAAACATCCAAATCAACAAAGCAAACGCAATCTGGAGAGTGGCAAAAAGTCAGCTAAAGGCGGAGGATTATAATGAGTTTTACAAGCAAATCAGCCACGACAGCCACGACCCACTGCTATACATTCACACCAAAGCAGAAGGCAAAATAGAGTATAACACGCTATTTTACGTACCTAGCACTGAGCCGTTTGATCTTTTCCGTGTGGATTATCAAAGCGGCGTGAAACTTTACGTAAAGCGAGTGTTTATAACTGATGACGCAAAGGAGCTTTTACCGAGCTATTTAAGGTTTATTAAAGGCGTGATAGACGTGGAAGACCTGCCGCTAAACGTAAGCCGCGAAATCTTGCAAGAAAATGCAATAATGAAAAGCGTAAAAGAAGCGAGCGTAAAAAAGATACTCTCAGAGCTAGGCAAGCTAAAACAAAGCGACAAGGATAAGTATCTTGAGTTTTATAAACTCTTTGGCAAGGTGCTAAAAGAGGGGCTTTATGGCTGGGGAGGCGAGAAAGAGAGCCTGCTTGATCTAGTGATGTTTAAATCAACAACTAGAGACGGACTAATCAGCCTAAAAGAGTACAAGGATGCGATGAAAGAGGGGCAAAAGAGCATTTATTACATAAGCGGAAATAATGAAAAAATGCTAAAAAGCTCACCACTTTTAGAGAGCTTTAAAAAAGATGGCATAGAAGTGTTAATAATGGACGAAGAGATAGACACTATCGTAATGCCAATGGTAAATGAGTATGATAAAACACCGATAAAATCGGTAAGCAGTGCTGATATAGATGAGGAAATAGGAGTAAAAGAGGAGAGTGCAGACGATAGTAAAATAACAAAAACCATAATAAAACTTAAAGAAATATTAAAAGATGAAGTAAAAGATGTAAGAGCCACTGGCAGACTAAGCGACTCGGCTGCGTGCATAGTCTATGACAAAAACGACCCAGACTACGCTATGCAGCAGATGCTAAAGCAGATGGGGCAGGGCGATTTGCCACCAATAAAGCCTATATTAGAGGTAAATCCGCAACACGAACTACTCATAAAGCTAGAATCAAATGAGGCTGCGATTTATGATGTGGCGGAGGTGCTACTAGACCTAGCCAAGCTAAATGAGGGAATTAGTATTAAAAACCCATCAGAATTAAGCAAAAAAATAACAAAACTAATGCTAAAAGCCCTGTAA
- a CDS encoding type II secretion system protein, which produces MQRGFTLIELIFVIVILGALAGIATSKFMVSRDDAKIVVAATNVKTLFARLNEYYATQGKFENNKTIADITGVNLPIKIGDDSCLNVSNIEEKAIEFSIGNSGSCSDMWDIDALAQIKNQIELDNNRVLFGGSRIKF; this is translated from the coding sequence ATGCAACGCGGTTTTACGCTTATTGAACTTATATTCGTCATAGTTATATTAGGGGCGCTTGCTGGAATTGCGACCAGTAAATTTATGGTTAGCAGGGATGACGCTAAGATAGTGGTGGCTGCAACCAATGTAAAAACGCTTTTTGCAAGGCTTAATGAGTATTATGCCACTCAAGGAAAATTTGAAAACAATAAGACCATAGCCGATATAACAGGTGTTAATCTGCCTATAAAAATAGGTGATGACAGCTGTTTAAATGTATCAAACATAGAGGAGAAAGCTATAGAGTTTAGCATAGGGAATTCTGGAAGCTGTAGTGATATGTGGGATATAGATGCTCTAGCGCAAATTAAAAACCAGATAGAACTTGATAATAATAGAGTTTTATTTGGTGGTAGCAGGATTAAATTTTAA
- a CDS encoding class II 3-deoxy-7-phosphoheptulonate synthase, whose protein sequence is MQWRLDSWRDLPILQQPVYEDKSRLESVEKRLSALPPLVFAGEAESLKAELAKVCSGEAFLLQGGDCAESFNNFSANNIRDMFKVLLQMAVVLTFAGGKPIVKVGRVAGQFAKPRSSDVEKQGEKTLPSYRGDIINGFEFTQSARTPDPNRMIDAYYQSASTLNLLRAFARGGMADLHQVHKWNLGFLKKQEIGEKYEEIATKLTQALEFMQACGVTSENTPTLKQTTFYTSHEALLLPYEQAMTRIDSLSGEWYDCSAHMLWIGERTRGLDDAHVHFLSGVKNPIGVKVGPNATADDVKNLAAALNPQNEAGRLNVIIRMGAEKIGDKLPNILKELKKEGLNIVYSIDPMHGNTFQASNGYKTRAFDKILSEVRSFFEIHYSEGTHPGGIHLEMTGQDVTECTGGAFGLSEAELTSRYETQCDPRLNADQALELAFLVADFLNKKTKQ, encoded by the coding sequence ATGCAATGGAGGCTGGATTCTTGGAGAGATTTGCCTATTTTACAACAGCCAGTTTACGAGGATAAAAGCAGGCTTGAAAGCGTAGAAAAGCGCCTAAGTGCACTACCTCCGCTTGTCTTTGCTGGTGAGGCAGAGAGCCTAAAAGCAGAGCTTGCAAAGGTGTGTTCTGGTGAGGCATTTTTGCTTCAAGGTGGCGACTGTGCGGAGAGTTTTAACAACTTTAGTGCAAACAACATAAGAGATATGTTTAAGGTACTTTTGCAAATGGCAGTCGTACTTACATTCGCTGGCGGAAAGCCCATAGTAAAAGTAGGACGTGTCGCAGGACAGTTTGCAAAGCCTAGAAGCTCAGATGTAGAAAAACAAGGCGAAAAGACCCTACCTAGCTACCGTGGAGACATAATAAACGGCTTTGAATTTACCCAAAGCGCACGCACTCCAGATCCAAATAGAATGATAGATGCGTATTATCAAAGCGCATCTACGTTAAATTTATTAAGAGCTTTTGCGCGCGGCGGTATGGCCGATTTACATCAAGTGCATAAATGGAATCTGGGCTTTTTAAAAAAGCAAGAAATAGGCGAAAAATACGAGGAGATAGCCACTAAGCTAACTCAAGCGCTTGAGTTTATGCAAGCCTGTGGAGTTACTTCTGAAAACACTCCAACGCTAAAGCAGACTACGTTTTACACCTCTCATGAAGCATTACTACTTCCTTATGAGCAGGCTATGACACGTATAGATAGCCTAAGCGGAGAGTGGTATGACTGCTCAGCACACATGCTATGGATAGGTGAGCGAACCAGAGGGCTTGATGATGCGCATGTGCATTTTTTAAGTGGTGTTAAAAACCCTATCGGCGTAAAAGTAGGACCAAACGCAACAGCCGACGATGTAAAAAATCTAGCCGCTGCACTAAATCCTCAAAATGAAGCCGGTAGACTAAATGTCATAATCCGCATGGGGGCTGAAAAAATCGGCGATAAGCTACCAAACATACTTAAAGAATTAAAGAAAGAGGGGCTAAATATAGTATATAGTATAGACCCTATGCATGGAAATACATTCCAAGCCTCAAACGGCTATAAAACTCGCGCTTTTGATAAAATTTTAAGCGAAGTGAGGAGCTTTTTTGAGATACATTACTCAGAGGGTACCCATCCAGGCGGCATACACCTGGAGATGACAGGACAAGACGTAACCGAATGCACAGGAGGGGCTTTTGGGCTTAGCGAAGCGGAGCTAACAAGCCGCTATGAAACGCAGTGTGATCCTAGACTAAATGCAGACCAAGCGCTTGAACTTGCGTTTTTGGTGGCTGATTTTTTAAATAAAAAAACTAAACAATAA
- the trpC gene encoding indole-3-glycerol phosphate synthase TrpC produces MILDEIIKKTAEDLEAKKAKFPAQWLGRSLAYNPYVPRPVSPALRANEEKPYRIIAEVKKASPSKGVIKEEFDPISIAMSYANAEADAISVLTEPHYFKGDLEYLTQIRRYVPTPLLRKDFIIDRYQLLEAVVYGADFVLLIAKALSKAMLKDLLEYAYHLGLEVLVEVHDTDDVKKAIFAGAQIIGINHRNLETFEMDMSLSERLISLLPQGKIIVAESGLYEHKQLKELSKIGVDAFLIGEHFMRQENQTDAIRKIRGEICNS; encoded by the coding sequence ATGATACTTGATGAGATAATTAAAAAAACAGCCGAGGATTTAGAGGCAAAAAAGGCGAAGTTTCCAGCCCAGTGGTTAGGGCGAAGTTTAGCATATAACCCATACGTCCCACGCCCAGTAAGTCCTGCCTTGCGTGCTAATGAGGAAAAACCCTACCGAATAATAGCAGAGGTTAAAAAAGCAAGCCCTAGCAAAGGCGTGATAAAAGAGGAATTTGATCCAATTAGCATAGCCATGAGCTACGCTAATGCCGAAGCTGACGCCATTAGCGTGCTAACAGAGCCTCACTATTTTAAAGGCGATTTAGAGTATTTAACACAAATCAGACGCTATGTGCCTACGCCTCTTTTAAGGAAGGATTTCATAATTGATAGGTATCAGCTGCTTGAGGCAGTGGTATATGGGGCTGATTTTGTGCTTTTAATAGCAAAGGCTCTAAGCAAGGCTATGCTTAAAGATTTGCTCGAGTATGCCTATCACCTAGGGCTTGAGGTGCTTGTAGAGGTGCATGATACAGATGATGTGAAAAAGGCCATATTCGCTGGTGCGCAGATAATAGGCATAAATCATAGAAATTTAGAGACCTTTGAAATGGACATGAGTCTAAGCGAGCGGCTTATCTCGCTCCTACCGCAGGGCAAAATAATAGTAGCAGAAAGTGGGCTATATGAGCATAAGCAGCTAAAAGAGCTATCAAAAATCGGCGTAGATGCGTTTTTAATAGGAGAGCATTTCATGAGGCAAGAAAACCAAACTGACGCCATAAGAAAGATAAGAGGCGAGATATGCAACAGCTAA
- the mnmH gene encoding tRNA 2-selenouridine(34) synthase MnmH, producing the protein MHLELEVDEWLEARDKFDLLIDARSPHEYAYSHIKGSRNFYALNDEEHKITGTLYKSNKSQAKLSGAAYVCNNIASHLPKIAELARVGALVGTYCARGGMRSASISNVLDLIGYRVLRLKGGYKAYRTYAQEYLQKPLKCGLITLFGGTGSYKTKLIEALNPAINLEKMANHLGSVFGDINGVQPSQKAFEDELFESLRVLENDVVFIEGESRRIGSLTLPASLYAAMGSGVGVHIVASLERRVECTMMDYKGVTPEFFHICMAKISPFISKEARDDAIKFFSLGELEKVCEILLVKYYDKVYKAPRKVDFIINADDFNSAKNELLALRDEILSKHKDKKTPY; encoded by the coding sequence ATGCACTTAGAGCTTGAGGTAGATGAGTGGCTTGAAGCTAGGGATAAATTTGACCTACTCATAGATGCTAGAAGCCCCCATGAATACGCCTACTCTCACATCAAAGGCTCGAGAAATTTCTATGCCTTAAATGACGAGGAGCATAAAATCACAGGCACCTTATATAAGTCAAACAAATCCCAAGCAAAGCTATCTGGCGCAGCCTATGTGTGCAATAATATAGCCTCACACCTACCCAAAATTGCCGAATTAGCAAGGGTTGGCGCTCTTGTGGGGACATACTGTGCTAGAGGGGGCATGCGCTCAGCTAGCATATCAAATGTGCTTGATTTAATAGGCTATAGAGTGCTTAGGCTAAAGGGCGGATACAAGGCGTATCGTACCTACGCACAAGAATACCTACAAAAGCCCTTAAAATGCGGTCTCATCACGCTTTTTGGCGGGACTGGTAGCTACAAAACAAAGCTTATTGAGGCGCTAAATCCAGCTATAAATTTAGAAAAAATGGCAAATCATCTAGGCTCTGTATTTGGCGATATAAACGGCGTACAACCCAGCCAAAAGGCGTTTGAGGATGAGCTTTTTGAGAGCCTTAGAGTGCTTGAAAATGACGTAGTTTTTATTGAAGGCGAGAGTAGACGTATAGGCAGCCTCACCCTACCTGCTAGCTTGTATGCAGCCATGGGGAGTGGCGTGGGTGTGCATATCGTGGCTAGCCTAGAGCGCAGGGTGGAGTGTACGATGATGGATTATAAAGGCGTTACGCCAGAGTTTTTTCATATATGCATGGCTAAAATCTCGCCATTTATCTCAAAAGAAGCAAGAGATGACGCGATTAAATTTTTTAGCCTAGGGGAGCTAGAAAAGGTGTGCGAGATACTACTGGTAAAATACTACGATAAGGTTTACAAAGCACCTAGAAAAGTGGATTTTATCATTAATGCAGATGATTTTAACAGCGCAAAAAATGAGCTTTTAGCCTTAAGAGATGAAATTTTAAGCAAGCATAAAGACAAAAAAACGCCGTATTAG
- a CDS encoding Mur ligase family protein, producing the protein MKQFLPYLHLASSLIFTVALAFYMISCFQWFNYKLKRVLFHFTKPLWHLFFAIIPVVLYYTTGEYFAIYLIFAYIPAIIVWHKRLDKKLVFTARVKRFFVFLLIAFAAYTGIYFAVNLTLKADSILPIIAAMCASYLYERLNMAKFYQKAKKKLESMPDLTVILITASYGKTSMKNFLYELLKDDFICYKTPRSVNTESGIIKDINENLPQNCQIYIAEAGARERGDIYAITRLLSPKIVIVGEIGSAHLEYFKSIDVTRNTKLEALKSTNLKKAFLHSSTLKQADDDIIIYDSDVSLGRANLDGIEFKIGNESFSAPLLGGFHTQNLAAVIKAAKYLGAEKANIKKALSTLKNPEHRLFKMEAGGKIIIDDSFNGNINGMLASYNLAATYPGRKVLITPGIVEGAQEDNKTLAKAANDVFDVVMITGALNAPTLLKELKRPKIIIVKDKSNLTQMLAEHTMAGDLVLFSNDAPSFI; encoded by the coding sequence ATGAAGCAGTTTTTACCATATTTACACCTGGCTAGCTCGCTGATTTTTACAGTAGCACTTGCGTTTTACATGATAAGTTGCTTTCAGTGGTTTAATTATAAGCTAAAACGAGTTTTATTTCATTTTACAAAGCCACTTTGGCATCTATTTTTTGCAATTATACCCGTAGTGCTTTATTATACGACAGGCGAATATTTTGCAATTTATCTTATATTTGCCTACATTCCTGCGATAATTGTATGGCATAAAAGACTTGATAAGAAACTCGTATTTACCGCACGAGTAAAGCGATTTTTTGTATTTTTACTTATCGCTTTTGCAGCATATACAGGGATTTATTTTGCCGTAAATTTAACCCTTAAAGCAGACAGCATACTGCCTATTATAGCTGCCATGTGTGCTAGCTATTTATATGAACGCCTTAATATGGCTAAATTTTATCAAAAAGCAAAGAAAAAACTAGAGTCTATGCCCGATTTGACAGTGATTTTAATAACGGCAAGCTACGGCAAAACCAGTATGAAAAACTTCCTTTACGAGCTGCTTAAGGACGATTTTATCTGCTACAAAACCCCACGAAGCGTTAACACAGAATCTGGTATAATAAAAGATATAAATGAAAATCTCCCTCAAAATTGCCAAATATACATAGCCGAGGCTGGAGCCAGAGAAAGGGGAGACATCTACGCCATAACGCGCCTACTCTCACCAAAAATAGTCATCGTGGGCGAGATAGGTTCAGCTCATCTTGAGTATTTTAAGAGCATTGACGTAACTAGAAACACAAAGCTAGAAGCCCTTAAAAGCACAAATCTTAAAAAAGCCTTTTTGCACTCAAGCACACTCAAGCAAGCAGATGATGATATCATCATATACGATAGTGATGTGAGTTTGGGGAGGGCAAATTTAGACGGCATTGAGTTTAAAATAGGTAATGAAAGCTTTAGTGCGCCGCTACTTGGCGGGTTTCACACACAAAATCTAGCCGCTGTAATAAAGGCCGCTAAATATTTAGGGGCAGAAAAAGCAAATATCAAAAAAGCACTAAGCACGCTCAAAAACCCAGAACACCGCCTTTTTAAAATGGAAGCAGGCGGAAAAATCATAATAGATGATAGCTTTAATGGAAACATCAATGGAATGCTTGCAAGCTACAATCTAGCAGCTACATACCCTGGACGTAAAGTCTTGATAACTCCAGGCATAGTAGAGGGTGCGCAGGAGGATAATAAAACTCTGGCAAAGGCGGCAAATGATGTATTTGACGTGGTTATGATAACTGGCGCTCTTAACGCACCTACGCTTTTAAAAGAGCTAAAACGCCCAAAAATCATCATCGTAAAAGATAAATCAAACCTAACTCAAATGCTAGCTGAGCATACAATGGCTGGGGATTTAGTGTTATTTTCAAACGATGCGCCAAGCTTTATATAG
- the rarD gene encoding EamA family transporter RarD, translated as MIQNSTKLGYIYAATAFIMWGIFPAFFKLFPPEIGALEILAARIFFSIFLLAFIIIVLKHTHVLKALFGDSKKRFGLFVGGILISVNWGVFIYAVALGQIVQTSLGYFINPLMSILLGVVVLGERLGRAGLFATFLVAVAIGVQIVAAGELPMVSLVLPLSFALYGLNKKRLNVGSLEGLFVETVMLLPFVVGYGVYLYSNGNLHFGLDYNGFLLAFSGVITVLPLLAFGAASTRISLSSIGYMQYISPTISLLLAVYVYHESVYYATKLSFGLIWLALIIAFGAKAKR; from the coding sequence ATGATACAAAACAGCACAAAACTAGGCTACATCTATGCTGCTACGGCTTTTATTATGTGGGGTATTTTCCCAGCGTTTTTTAAGCTCTTTCCGCCAGAAATAGGTGCACTTGAGATACTAGCAGCACGTATATTTTTTTCTATATTTTTGCTGGCTTTTATCATTATTGTTTTAAAACACACGCATGTATTAAAAGCTTTATTTGGTGATAGCAAAAAGCGCTTTGGGCTATTTGTGGGAGGAATTTTAATCAGCGTAAACTGGGGAGTTTTTATATACGCCGTAGCTTTAGGGCAGATAGTCCAAACAAGCCTCGGATATTTCATAAATCCCCTAATGAGCATACTTTTAGGGGTTGTGGTCTTAGGCGAACGCTTAGGGCGGGCTGGGCTTTTTGCTACTTTTTTGGTAGCTGTTGCTATAGGCGTGCAGATTGTAGCAGCTGGCGAATTGCCTATGGTTTCACTTGTTTTACCGCTTAGCTTTGCTCTTTATGGATTGAATAAAAAGCGGCTTAATGTAGGCTCTCTTGAGGGGCTTTTTGTCGAGACTGTTATGCTTTTGCCTTTTGTTGTGGGGTATGGAGTATATCTATATAGTAATGGAAATTTGCACTTTGGGCTTGATTATAACGGCTTTTTGCTTGCATTTTCAGGCGTGATTACAGTGCTGCCGCTGCTTGCTTTTGGGGCTGCTAGCACGCGTATTTCGCTTAGTAGCATAGGGTATATGCAGTATATTTCGCCGACCATCTCGCTTTTGCTTGCGGTTTATGTTTATCATGAAAGCGTGTATTATGCGACAAAGCTATCTTTTGGGCTTATCTGGCTTGCCTTAATCATCGCTTTTGGCGCAAAGGCAAAGAGGTAG